Genomic DNA from Alicyclobacillus fastidiosus:
TCGTGAATGACGGGATGAACGTCAAGCCGAGGTCGTAGTTTTGCTTTAGGGAGTTGATCAGCGTGTTCTTGCCAGCGCCAGAGGGGCCTGATAGAACAAAAAGAACTCCCTCGCGCGTCGATGTCAGCGTCTGCGGGATGTAGCTCATCAACTCGGATAGGGAGCAACCCAGCGCGTCGCAGATATTTTGAAGCACCTTTAAATCCACGCGAGAAATCATGTTCTTCTTTATCGCATAAAGGGTGTTTTTATTGACCCCACTTTTCTCTACTAAATCCGGGATCTTCATGTTCTTCTCGAAGAGAAGACGATCCAGATGAAATTGAACTCGGTCCATACCCCTCACCGCCCTGCTTGAATGATTGTCCATATTATACACACATCATTGTAAAAAAGGCATCCTTAATTGTAATTTTGTCGAAAACGAAGAGATCCATTTTTTACAGTGTGGACGGCGGACGCGTGGAACAGACCTGCGACTTTGGGATTTTTCACGACTCGTGTCTTGTGTCACTCAATCTGGTATTGTTTACCCATACGTTTTGTGCGACACAGCAGATAGAAGGGAGTGCTTCGGATGCGCCAGATTGTTTCCATTCAGGTCGGTCAGGTGAAATCGTATTTGATGCATCGCGAACAACCGGCGGAGAAGACGTGGAAAACCGCCTTCGACAAGCGTCCTGTCCCCACCCCGGTCATCGTCGCTCGGTCCGGTGTGGACGGGGACGAGCAGGCGGATCGCAAGCATCACGGTGGCCCTGACAAGGCGGTTTTGATGTATGCGAACGAGCACTACCACGCGTGGACGAAAGAATTCGTACACCTGGATCTCGGTCCAGGCGGGTTTGGGGAAAATTTGACCGTTGAGGGGATGACGGAGGATTCGGTGTGTATTGGCGACGTCTACCGCATCGGAAATCTGGTCGTCGAGGTGTCGCAGCCACGCATCCCGTGCTGGAAGATATCTGAGCGCTGGAGGGAAGCGACCTTGACCGACAGAGTGCGCGCGACAGGGTGGACCGGGTGGTACGTACGCGTCCGTGAACCAGGGGTCATTTCGGCACGCGACGCCATCGAGCTCATCGATCGGCCGCACCCCACGCTCGACGTGACGGCATTGAATGCCTTGTTGTTTGATCGCGCCGAGAAATCTCCAGCACTTTTGCAGCAACTAGAGCGTTGTGTTGCATTGGCGGAAGGATGGCGACAGGCTGTCCCAGAACTGCGGGCTTGATACTCCCCGGTGCAGCGCACAGGCGATGGTCGACGGTCATCGTTCGGCGTTTCGGCTCAAGCATATACAAGCATAGTAGATATGAAAGGACATGGGTAGTGAAAGCGATTCGACTGGATAAGTGGCTGGCAAACGCCGGCATGGGGACGAGAACGGAAGTGAAGAAAGCCATCCGCGCCGCGCGCATCGAGGTCAATGGCCAGGCGGCGAAAGACCCCGGTCAACACGTCTTGCCAGGGAAAGACGACGTGACGTGGGACGGCGAGTCGG
This window encodes:
- a CDS encoding MOSC domain-containing protein is translated as MRQIVSIQVGQVKSYLMHREQPAEKTWKTAFDKRPVPTPVIVARSGVDGDEQADRKHHGGPDKAVLMYANEHYHAWTKEFVHLDLGPGGFGENLTVEGMTEDSVCIGDVYRIGNLVVEVSQPRIPCWKISERWREATLTDRVRATGWTGWYVRVREPGVISARDAIELIDRPHPTLDVTALNALLFDRAEKSPALLQQLERCVALAEGWRQAVPELRA